The following coding sequences are from one Thermoanaerobaculum aquaticum window:
- a CDS encoding FtsW/RodA/SpoVE family cell cycle protein → MPKRKHLDRFLLFSTLVAALSGVALVYSASAPLARDYYGLPAWDFAYRQIMAWVIGTVLMLAFAFAPLEKLLSRPVALGALAVTWVLLLIPYFQPEVAQTHRWLRLPGASLQPSALAKVVLPLALASVLAEMPVRGREQNRYLVFTGFLTMITAALVYFEPDLGTTLLLLGTATAMLVVADTRPGALAAAFVSVLAVAVVGILAEPYRMSRILGFLSGTTYQVQQALIALGSGGLAGRGPGASVQKLFFLPQPHTDFIFAIAGEELGFLGALALLFLLALIVARCFVAATRAPSRAAALLACGLGFELALQVLLNVAVCLHLSPAKGLPLPLISAGGSDLVANLVALGLVLNVEKEGS, encoded by the coding sequence ATGCCTAAACGCAAGCACCTGGACCGCTTCCTGCTCTTTTCCACGCTGGTGGCGGCGCTTTCGGGTGTGGCTTTGGTCTATTCGGCTTCCGCTCCCCTGGCCAGGGACTACTACGGGCTCCCCGCTTGGGACTTTGCCTACCGCCAAATCATGGCCTGGGTCATCGGCACCGTTTTGATGCTGGCCTTCGCCTTTGCCCCCCTGGAGAAGCTCCTCTCCCGGCCGGTGGCCCTGGGGGCTTTGGCGGTGACCTGGGTTTTGTTGCTCATCCCCTACTTCCAGCCGGAGGTGGCGCAAACCCACCGCTGGCTGCGCTTACCGGGGGCTTCCCTGCAGCCCTCGGCGCTGGCCAAGGTGGTGCTGCCCCTGGCCCTGGCTTCGGTGCTGGCGGAAATGCCCGTCCGTGGACGGGAGCAAAACCGCTACCTGGTGTTCACCGGCTTTCTCACCATGATCACCGCGGCTTTGGTTTACTTCGAGCCGGACCTGGGCACAACCCTGCTGCTGCTCGGCACCGCCACCGCCATGCTGGTGGTGGCCGACACCCGGCCGGGGGCCCTGGCAGCAGCGTTCGTTTCGGTCCTTGCCGTAGCCGTGGTGGGGATCCTGGCCGAGCCTTACCGCATGAGCCGGATTTTGGGCTTCCTGTCCGGGACCACCTACCAGGTGCAGCAAGCGCTCATTGCCCTGGGAAGCGGTGGCCTTGCCGGCCGGGGACCGGGGGCCAGCGTGCAGAAGCTTTTCTTCCTCCCCCAGCCGCACACCGACTTTATCTTTGCCATTGCCGGGGAGGAGCTGGGGTTTCTGGGAGCGCTGGCACTGCTGTTCCTTCTGGCCCTCATCGTGGCCCGCTGCTTTGTGGCCGCTACCAGAGCCCCCAGCCGCGCCGCGGCGCTTTTGGCCTGCGGCTTAGGGTTCGAGCTGGCCCTGCAGGTGCTGCTCAACGTGGCGGTTTGCCTGCACCTTTCCCCGGCCAAGGGGTTGCCCCTGCCGCTCATTTCCGCGGGGGGCTCGGACCTGGTGGCCAACCTGGTGGCCCTGGGTTTGGTTTTGAACGTGGAGAAGGAGGGCTCATGA
- the murC gene encoding UDP-N-acetylmuramate--L-alanine ligase yields MNFGRVRHLHFVGIGGAGMCGLAEILQKEGLEVSGCDLAASETTMRLSQLGVSCRLGHDPQHLAGVDVVVVSSAVSASNPEVQAAHQRGIPVIRRAEMLGEVSRLKWTVAVAGTHGKTTTTSLSGFILTQAGLDPTVVVGGRVHFLGAHARLGHSEFLVCEADEFDRSFLALHPVIAVITTVEAEHLDTYGTVAAMEEAFVEFANSVPFYGAVVACLDDPGVRRLLPHIRRRTLTYGFTSQADLSARLWELTPQGARARLVFSGQELGEISVPLFGRHGLSNAMAACAVALEMGVPFSTIVQAVGSFSGVARRFEIKGEVNGVTVVDDYAHHPTEVMATLQAAHQRFPGRRLVVVFQPHLFSRTQAFAREFGEALLEADVAFVLPIYPARESPIPGVTAQLVVDAAKAAGHRRVEALPSLQEAAESLPQLLQPGDVLLTLGAGNVVELANALVRGGAV; encoded by the coding sequence ATGAACTTCGGGCGGGTGCGGCACCTGCACTTTGTGGGCATTGGCGGCGCCGGCATGTGCGGGCTTGCGGAAATCCTGCAAAAGGAAGGGCTTGAGGTTTCGGGGTGCGACCTGGCCGCAAGCGAAACCACCATGCGTCTTTCCCAGCTGGGGGTTTCCTGCCGCCTGGGCCACGATCCCCAGCACCTGGCCGGGGTGGACGTGGTGGTGGTTTCCTCGGCGGTGTCAGCGAGCAACCCCGAGGTGCAGGCCGCCCACCAGCGGGGGATCCCGGTCATCCGCCGGGCGGAAATGCTGGGGGAGGTCTCGCGCCTGAAGTGGACGGTGGCGGTGGCCGGCACCCACGGCAAAACCACCACCACCTCGCTTTCGGGCTTCATCCTCACGCAGGCAGGGCTGGACCCCACGGTGGTAGTTGGTGGACGGGTGCACTTCCTGGGGGCCCATGCACGGTTGGGCCACAGCGAGTTCCTGGTGTGCGAGGCCGACGAGTTTGACCGCTCGTTTTTGGCCCTGCACCCGGTGATTGCCGTCATCACCACGGTGGAAGCCGAGCACCTGGACACCTACGGCACGGTGGCGGCCATGGAAGAAGCGTTCGTGGAGTTTGCCAACTCGGTGCCGTTTTACGGTGCGGTGGTGGCCTGCCTGGACGATCCCGGGGTGCGGCGGCTTTTGCCCCACATCCGCCGGCGCACCCTCACCTACGGCTTCACCTCCCAGGCGGACCTTTCCGCCCGCCTGTGGGAGCTCACCCCCCAGGGGGCAAGAGCCCGCCTGGTGTTTTCCGGGCAGGAGCTGGGGGAAATTTCCGTGCCGCTTTTTGGCCGGCACGGGTTGTCCAACGCTATGGCGGCTTGCGCCGTGGCTTTGGAAATGGGGGTGCCCTTCTCCACCATCGTGCAAGCGGTGGGCTCCTTTTCGGGGGTGGCCCGCCGCTTCGAAATCAAGGGGGAGGTGAACGGGGTGACGGTGGTGGACGACTACGCCCACCACCCCACCGAGGTGATGGCCACCCTGCAAGCCGCGCACCAGAGGTTTCCGGGGAGGCGGCTGGTGGTGGTCTTTCAGCCCCACCTCTTCTCCCGGACCCAGGCCTTCGCCCGGGAGTTTGGCGAGGCCCTTTTGGAAGCCGACGTGGCTTTCGTGCTTCCCATTTACCCCGCTCGCGAAAGCCCAATCCCCGGGGTGACCGCCCAACTGGTGGTGGACGCCGCCAAGGCCGCCGGGCACCGGCGGGTGGAGGCGCTGCCTTCCCTCCAGGAGGCAGCCGAAAGCCTTCCCCAGCTGTTGCAACCCGGCGATGTGCTGCTCACCCTGGGGGCCGGCAACGTGGTGGAGTTGGCCAACGCCTTGGTGCGAGGAGGTGCTGTATGA
- the murG gene encoding undecaprenyldiphospho-muramoylpentapeptide beta-N-acetylglucosaminyltransferase, with protein sequence MRVLVAGGGTGGHFYPGLAVAQRLLSLGAEVFWLGARGGLEAKKLADFPIPHKLLSVSGAVGVKLAAKVKSLLRLGPAFLSARAFVARVRPDVVLSVGGYAAFPGAAAAAAAGTPLVIQEQNAWPGVTHRLMAPWAAAIACGFPQALEAFPSLPARWTGNPVRQEFFQVPPAPQKRSLLVLGGSQGSQVLNRLLPEALALIPPELRPEVMHQAGERWEAEVRARYQALGVPAQVVGFLAQPWEALREAPLVVARAGALTVCELAAAGRAAILIPFAQAAHGHQLANARALAATGAAWIMEERQASPSALASLLSSVFADLPALAEKGAQAKGLARPDATEEVVRVLVRLSRKPVEVAA encoded by the coding sequence ATGAGGGTTTTGGTGGCTGGCGGCGGCACCGGTGGCCACTTTTACCCCGGCTTGGCGGTGGCCCAAAGGCTTCTAAGCCTTGGGGCCGAGGTGTTCTGGCTGGGCGCCCGAGGCGGGCTGGAAGCTAAAAAGCTTGCGGACTTCCCCATCCCTCACAAGCTGCTTTCGGTTTCCGGCGCCGTGGGGGTGAAGCTTGCCGCCAAGGTGAAAAGCCTTTTGCGTTTGGGACCGGCGTTTTTGTCGGCCCGGGCGTTTGTGGCCCGGGTGCGGCCAGACGTGGTTTTGTCGGTGGGGGGCTATGCCGCTTTTCCCGGGGCAGCAGCGGCCGCTGCCGCGGGAACACCGCTGGTGATTCAGGAGCAAAACGCCTGGCCGGGGGTCACCCACCGCTTGATGGCGCCGTGGGCCGCAGCTATTGCCTGCGGCTTTCCCCAAGCGCTGGAGGCCTTCCCCTCGCTCCCCGCGCGCTGGACCGGAAACCCGGTGCGCCAGGAGTTCTTCCAGGTGCCCCCTGCTCCGCAAAAGCGCTCGCTTCTGGTGCTGGGGGGAAGCCAGGGCTCCCAGGTGCTCAACCGCCTCTTGCCCGAAGCCTTGGCGCTCATTCCCCCTGAGCTGCGGCCGGAGGTGATGCACCAGGCCGGTGAGAGGTGGGAAGCGGAGGTGAGGGCCCGCTACCAGGCTTTGGGGGTGCCGGCCCAGGTGGTGGGGTTCCTCGCCCAGCCCTGGGAAGCGCTGCGGGAAGCTCCGCTGGTGGTGGCCCGGGCGGGGGCGCTCACGGTTTGCGAGCTGGCCGCCGCCGGACGCGCGGCCATCCTCATCCCCTTCGCCCAGGCGGCCCACGGTCACCAGCTGGCCAACGCCCGAGCCCTGGCCGCCACCGGTGCCGCCTGGATCATGGAGGAAAGGCAAGCTTCTCCTTCGGCCCTGGCCAGCCTCTTGAGCTCGGTTTTTGCCGATTTGCCCGCTTTGGCCGAAAAGGGAGCCCAGGCCAAGGGCTTGGCCCGCCCCGACGCCACCGAAGAGGTGGTGAGGGTGCTGGTCCGGCTCAGCCGAAAACCGGTGGAGGTGGCGGCATGA
- the murD gene encoding UDP-N-acetylmuramoyl-L-alanine--D-glutamate ligase translates to MHWRRALVIGLGVSGVDACRLLRAKGVEVRAADRASREELAFRLAELPPEVEVHLGEVGPEVLADVDGVVVSPGVPPSAPLVQEAQRRGLEVIPEVELAFRFAGSTPIIGVTGSNGKSTVTELLGLVLKTAGFKVAVGANLGPAASGMVLRGGWEVMVWELSSFQLELTQSLRPKVAVFLNLSPDHLDRHGSMEAYRQAKAKIFAFQTPDDHAVINQDDPQVASLATRAQRHGYSLRCQDAEACFDGTHLMLQGRVLMARQALPLPGDHNVANALAAALACRVFGLDRDAIVAGLRAARSLPHRHELVAEINGVRYVDDSKGTNVGAVVAGLSGYPPRRVHLILGGLSKGQDFRELIPAVRERVLRAYLIGQAADELEKALTGVVPVEKCGTLEEAVRIAHLCALPGDVVLLSPACASFDQFHDYAHRGHEFARLVHALAGEENA, encoded by the coding sequence TTGCACTGGCGTCGCGCTTTGGTCATTGGGCTGGGGGTTTCGGGGGTGGATGCCTGCCGTCTTTTGCGGGCTAAAGGGGTGGAGGTGCGGGCTGCGGACCGGGCTTCCCGGGAAGAGCTTGCCTTCCGCCTGGCGGAGCTTCCCCCCGAGGTGGAGGTGCACCTGGGCGAGGTAGGACCGGAGGTGTTGGCTGACGTGGACGGGGTGGTAGTTTCGCCGGGGGTTCCCCCCAGCGCGCCCTTGGTGCAGGAAGCGCAACGCCGGGGTTTGGAGGTCATCCCCGAGGTGGAGTTGGCGTTCCGCTTTGCCGGCTCCACCCCCATCATCGGCGTGACCGGCTCCAACGGCAAAAGCACCGTGACCGAGCTTTTGGGCCTGGTGCTCAAAACCGCCGGCTTCAAGGTTGCGGTGGGCGCCAACCTGGGCCCTGCCGCTTCGGGAATGGTGCTGCGTGGTGGCTGGGAGGTGATGGTTTGGGAGCTTTCCTCCTTCCAGCTGGAGCTGACCCAGAGCCTGCGACCCAAGGTGGCGGTGTTCCTGAACCTTTCCCCCGACCACCTGGATCGCCACGGTTCCATGGAAGCCTACCGCCAGGCCAAAGCCAAGATCTTCGCCTTTCAAACCCCCGACGATCATGCGGTGATCAACCAGGACGACCCCCAGGTGGCCTCGCTGGCCACACGCGCCCAGCGCCACGGCTATTCGCTCCGCTGCCAGGATGCCGAAGCTTGCTTTGACGGCACCCATCTCATGCTGCAAGGCCGGGTGCTCATGGCCCGCCAGGCCTTGCCGTTGCCTGGAGACCACAACGTGGCCAACGCGCTGGCTGCCGCTTTGGCCTGCCGGGTGTTTGGCCTGGATCGGGACGCCATCGTCGCCGGCTTGCGTGCCGCCCGTTCCCTCCCCCACCGCCACGAGCTGGTGGCGGAAATCAACGGGGTGCGGTACGTGGACGACTCCAAGGGCACCAACGTGGGCGCGGTGGTCGCTGGGTTGTCCGGTTATCCACCCCGGCGGGTGCACCTCATCCTCGGTGGCCTGAGCAAGGGGCAGGATTTTCGCGAGCTCATTCCTGCCGTGCGGGAGCGGGTGCTGCGCGCCTACCTCATTGGCCAGGCCGCCGACGAACTGGAGAAGGCGTTGACCGGCGTAGTGCCCGTGGAAAAGTGCGGCACCTTGGAAGAAGCGGTGCGGATAGCCCACCTCTGCGCTCTGCCCGGGGATGTGGTGCTGCTTTCGCCGGCCTGCGCTTCCTTCGATCAATTCCACGACTACGCCCACCGCGGGCACGAGTTTGCCCGTCTGGTTCATGCGCTTGCGGGGGAGGAGAATGCCTAA
- a CDS encoding cell division protein FtsQ/DivIB encodes MTRRWTARLWLKALVFLLALLGAGVLAQAWQVHKVEVVGVRRFDATAIGKALEDALGKPPLLASASTLREKLLAVPWVADAQVVVGLDGSIRCLVQERTPAAILTDGQPWQLVDAQGKILGPAGGELDLPQLSGFAPYPEERARVLSILPTLAATWGQPVVSCQRLGARDVAVLFAHEPLTVVLDPQRPETLVHAKQVLLAWNKANLGPVARLDLRVAGKVFVQPVVSE; translated from the coding sequence ATGACCAGGCGATGGACGGCTCGCCTTTGGCTCAAAGCCCTGGTTTTCCTGTTGGCCCTCTTGGGCGCCGGAGTTTTGGCGCAAGCGTGGCAGGTGCACAAGGTGGAGGTGGTGGGCGTTCGCCGCTTCGATGCCACCGCCATCGGCAAAGCGCTGGAGGACGCTTTGGGTAAGCCGCCGCTCTTGGCTTCCGCCTCCACCCTCCGGGAAAAGCTCCTGGCGGTGCCGTGGGTGGCCGATGCCCAGGTGGTGGTGGGGCTGGACGGCAGCATCCGCTGCCTGGTGCAGGAGCGAACGCCGGCGGCGATCCTCACCGACGGCCAGCCCTGGCAGCTGGTGGACGCCCAAGGGAAGATCCTCGGGCCCGCCGGCGGCGAGCTTGACCTTCCCCAGCTTTCCGGCTTTGCCCCTTACCCCGAGGAAAGGGCCAGGGTGCTCAGCATCCTGCCCACCCTGGCCGCCACCTGGGGACAGCCGGTGGTCAGCTGCCAGCGGCTGGGGGCCCGGGATGTGGCGGTGCTGTTTGCCCACGAGCCCCTCACCGTGGTTTTGGATCCCCAACGCCCCGAAACCCTGGTGCACGCGAAGCAGGTGCTTTTGGCGTGGAACAAGGCAAACCTCGGCCCGGTGGCCCGCCTGGACCTGCGGGTGGCCGGCAAGGTCTTTGTGCAACCGGTGGTGAGCGAATGA
- the ftsA gene encoding cell division protein FtsA, translating into MMASDTLLSALDVGNSRVLALMAEVTPEGELVVRGAGMAPLPEGMEAGQVVGFKSVVERIKEAVQEAETSARMPMERAWVSVAGTYVVGKNTNPELPIAPRRQPITAKDLQRLWDAARWQNLPPGHVVLNVLPHDFTLDDQEHLVNPEGMVGSRLSMNALVLSSKEGPLRTLEKAINDAGVAVEGFLFAPVAASLAVLTPEEKALGALVVDFGFGTTNFALWHRSHVVATGTLPFGAQKLNDDLVQLFGTTFQAAEEVKKSKVTLLLDTVDEEEVVLLPVLGGGTTKVSRKKVCTAAAARVAEIFQMVGMAYTQQLTRDVRLLSVVLCGGGSYLEGIEAQASAVFGCPARLGEPLAWQDATSCLSQPPFPLRSAACALGLLHFGSQTSQGRVGPLAAGLQTRKPSLLDRLLSRVKKLQKEEGAYDHP; encoded by the coding sequence ATGATGGCCAGCGACACCTTGCTTTCGGCTTTGGATGTGGGGAACTCCCGGGTCTTGGCCCTTATGGCCGAAGTCACCCCGGAGGGGGAGCTGGTGGTGCGCGGAGCCGGCATGGCGCCGCTGCCCGAGGGCATGGAGGCCGGGCAGGTGGTGGGCTTCAAAAGCGTGGTGGAGCGCATCAAGGAAGCGGTGCAGGAAGCGGAAACCTCCGCCCGCATGCCCATGGAGCGGGCCTGGGTAAGCGTGGCGGGAACCTACGTGGTGGGCAAAAACACCAACCCCGAGCTGCCCATTGCCCCTCGCCGGCAACCCATCACCGCCAAGGACCTCCAGCGCCTGTGGGACGCCGCCCGCTGGCAAAACCTCCCGCCGGGGCACGTGGTGCTGAACGTGCTCCCCCACGACTTCACCCTGGACGACCAGGAGCACCTGGTCAACCCCGAGGGCATGGTGGGAAGCCGGCTTTCCATGAACGCCCTGGTGCTCTCCAGCAAGGAGGGGCCCCTGCGCACCCTGGAAAAGGCCATCAACGACGCCGGGGTGGCGGTGGAGGGTTTCCTCTTTGCGCCGGTCGCGGCCTCCCTGGCGGTGCTGACCCCTGAGGAAAAGGCGCTGGGCGCTCTGGTGGTGGACTTTGGCTTTGGTACCACCAACTTTGCCCTCTGGCACCGCTCCCATGTCGTAGCCACCGGCACGCTGCCCTTCGGTGCGCAAAAGCTCAACGACGACCTGGTGCAGCTGTTCGGCACCACCTTCCAAGCTGCAGAAGAGGTGAAGAAGAGCAAGGTCACGCTGCTTTTGGACACCGTGGACGAAGAAGAAGTGGTGCTGCTGCCGGTGCTGGGGGGAGGCACCACCAAGGTCTCCCGGAAAAAGGTGTGTACGGCGGCAGCGGCAAGAGTGGCCGAAATCTTCCAAATGGTGGGGATGGCCTACACCCAGCAGCTCACCCGGGACGTGCGGCTCTTGTCGGTGGTGCTGTGCGGCGGGGGCTCCTACCTGGAAGGCATCGAAGCGCAGGCCAGTGCGGTTTTTGGCTGTCCCGCCCGGTTGGGAGAGCCTCTGGCTTGGCAGGATGCCACCAGCTGTCTGTCGCAGCCGCCGTTCCCCCTGCGTTCCGCCGCTTGTGCTTTGGGTTTGCTTCACTTCGGCAGCCAAACCAGCCAAGGGAGGGTGGGACCTTTAGCTGCCGGTTTGCAAACGAGAAAACCAAGCCTTTTGGACCGGCTCTTGAGCCGAGTAAAAAAGCTACAAAAGGAGGAGGGTGCTTATGATCATCCTTGA